The genomic interval TACGGCCTGAGGTTGTAGGTTCGCTCGGGTTGGCCAGGAAAGCGCTCGAACTGACCGGGCGTACCTACCGGCCGACGGAGTTCTGGCGCAGGAAGACAGCAACCTCCGCTTTGTCGACCGAGCCTGCAGCAGCACCGTCGACCAACCCGTACAGGGCCTCCGTTTCGGCTTCGAGTCGCCAACCATTCAGCCCCAGGAAGACGAGCGTGCACATGAGTGCAGTCCGCTTGTTTTC from bacterium carries:
- a CDS encoding type II toxin-antitoxin system death-on-curing family toxin encodes the protein MPETTFEGEFVHGTLFEMAAAYLFHIARNHPFMDENKRTALMCTLVFLGLNGWRLEAETEALYGLVDGAAAGSVDKAEVAVFLRQNSVGR